Proteins from a single region of Candidatus Hydrogenedentota bacterium:
- a CDS encoding YifB family Mg chelatase-like AAA ATPase produces MLARVQSCAVIGIEGYPLAVEVDNSLGGTLFVMVGLPDAAVKESKERVGSAIKNSGFRYPRGVIVVNLAPADIRKEGSALDLPIALGLLAASEQISGVRYNEYAAVGELALDGSLRPVAGALSMAMAVRDAKLKGIILPKVNAEEAGVVPGVDVIPASTLAEAVAFMTGALDRSPYRTDLTATLAQARTEAPDLTDVKGQAHVKRALTVAAAGGHNLLMIGPPGTGKTMLASRLPGILPNMTFEEALETTRIYSVANGASGKRNLIAQRPFRAPHHTATTVSICGGGGGMQPMPGEVSMAHNGVLFLDELPEFNRGALEVLRQPLEEGLVHIRRAQYSVTFPSRFMLVVAMNPCPCGYRTDPRKECRCTTGEVQRYMARLSGPLLDRIDIHADVPALSFEELSDNRASGPTSADVAATVQTARDLQRQRYNGSCACNAHLDSKTLRKHCVLSSSAEKLLENALNRLGLSARAYDKVLRVARTLADLEFSDSIADNHITEAV; encoded by the coding sequence ATGCTGGCGCGGGTGCAATCGTGCGCCGTCATTGGAATTGAGGGGTATCCGCTTGCCGTCGAGGTAGACAACAGCCTCGGGGGCACCTTGTTCGTTATGGTCGGCTTGCCCGATGCCGCCGTCAAGGAAAGCAAGGAACGCGTCGGTTCGGCCATCAAGAACTCCGGGTTCCGATACCCTCGCGGCGTCATCGTCGTTAACCTTGCGCCTGCCGACATCCGGAAAGAAGGCAGTGCGCTCGACCTGCCCATAGCGCTCGGCCTGCTTGCCGCGTCCGAGCAAATCTCCGGTGTCCGCTACAACGAATACGCGGCGGTAGGCGAACTCGCCCTCGACGGCTCTCTCCGACCCGTGGCCGGTGCGCTGTCCATGGCAATGGCCGTTCGCGATGCCAAACTCAAAGGCATCATCCTTCCCAAAGTGAATGCGGAAGAGGCTGGCGTCGTGCCCGGCGTCGACGTAATTCCCGCGTCCACCTTGGCCGAGGCCGTCGCGTTTATGACAGGCGCACTGGACCGTTCCCCGTATCGCACGGACCTGACAGCCACGTTGGCGCAGGCTCGCACCGAAGCTCCGGACCTCACCGACGTGAAGGGTCAAGCGCATGTGAAGCGCGCGTTGACCGTGGCCGCTGCCGGCGGACACAACCTGCTCATGATCGGTCCGCCGGGTACCGGCAAGACCATGCTGGCCTCGCGACTGCCCGGAATCCTGCCGAACATGACCTTTGAAGAGGCGCTCGAAACTACGCGGATCTACAGCGTCGCGAATGGCGCGAGCGGTAAACGGAACCTCATCGCGCAGCGCCCGTTTCGCGCGCCCCATCACACCGCGACGACCGTCTCCATCTGCGGCGGAGGTGGAGGCATGCAGCCGATGCCCGGCGAAGTCAGCATGGCGCACAACGGCGTGCTGTTCCTCGACGAACTGCCCGAGTTCAACCGTGGGGCGCTGGAAGTCCTGCGGCAACCCCTCGAAGAGGGACTCGTCCATATACGGCGCGCGCAATACTCCGTCACCTTCCCAAGCCGATTCATGCTTGTTGTCGCCATGAACCCATGCCCCTGCGGATATCGTACCGACCCGCGAAAGGAATGCCGCTGTACGACTGGGGAAGTCCAACGATACATGGCGCGTTTGTCAGGTCCCTTGCTCGACCGCATCGACATTCACGCCGATGTACCCGCGCTTAGCTTCGAAGAGTTGAGCGACAACCGCGCTTCCGGTCCGACCAGTGCCGACGTCGCGGCTACCGTTCAGACTGCACGCGACCTCCAGCGCCAACGCTACAACGGCTCCTGCGCCTGCAACGCCCACCTCGACTCGAAGACCCTCCGCAAACACTGCGTCCTCTCCTCAAGCGCCGAAAAACTGCTCGAGAACGCCCTCAACCGGCTCGGCCTCAGCGCCCGCGCCTACGACAAAGTCCTCCGTGTTGCGCGTACCCTCGCCGACCTCGAATTCTCCGACTCCATCGCCGACAACCACATCACCGAAGCCGTCCA